Genomic segment of Blastopirellula marina:
CCCAGAAGATGTCCACAATACTGGCATCTTTGAGCCACAAGCTGAGCAGCCACAGGGTGAACATGCACCCGGCAATGGTTGCGGCGTTGATCAGAAGTAGGGCTGGGAAATCCATGAAACGCTGGGGGAGAGTGAATAAAACAAAGCTATTCACGCGTAACCGCAGCGTTTCGTTCGAGTTAACAGGTGCTATCGAAAATTTTTACTTCGATTTTTGCTCCGCAATCCAGCGGTCGATCACTCGTTCGAGGATTGGGAGCGGCAAGGCACCGTTGTCGAGGACCGCATTGTGGAACTGGCGGATATCAAAATCGTCTCCGAGTTCCTGTTCGGCTCGGGCCCGCAGCTTTTTGATCTGTAATTCGCCGATCTTGTAGGCCAAAGCCTGGCCAGGCCACACAATATAGCGATCGATCTCGACGGCGACTTCCAAGGGGCTTTTGCCACTGTTCTCTTGGAAGAAGGTGATCGCTTGTTGGCGGCTCCAGCCCATGTTGTGCATTCCGGTGTCGACCACCAGGCGGCAAGCTCGCCACATCTCGAAGGTCAGCTGACCAAATTTGTCGTACGGAGTTTGGTAGAAGTCCATTTCTTCTCCCAACGATTCCGCATACAAGGCCCAACCTTCCACAAACGCGGTGTAGTGACCATTGCGGCGGAAGCGTGGCAGATCGGAAAGTTCCTGAGCTCGAGCAATCTGAAGATGATGTCCCGGAACCGCTTCGTGCAGGGTCAACGCTTGCATCTCGTATTTGGGACGGCTATCAAGAGCGTACGTGTTGGCCATGAAGAAACCGGCCCGAGCCGCATCGATCGAACCGGGGTAGTAACGAGCCGAGGTTTGGTTGGGGGCCTCGTAATCGGGAAAGGCCCGCACGCCGTATGGAAGTCGCGGTAAGGTAACGAACAATTTCGGAAGCTTCGCATCGACTTGCTTGGCAATATCACGGTAACCCATCAACAAGTCATCCGCTTCGGTATAGTAGAACTGCGGATCGGACTTGAGGAACTTGATGAAGTCGTCGAAGTTGCCCTCGAAGCCAGACTCACGAATCACCTTCTCCATCTCGCCCCGAATCCGCTTCACTTCGCTTAGGCCG
This window contains:
- a CDS encoding DUF885 domain-containing protein, with translation MPSSAARLVMLTMTTVALTSSLLMGHEPASENPAATKLHALFAEDWEWRMDNFPTWATALGDRRGNDRWTDMSREAIDLRKKHPHELLEKLKEIDPSQLTGQDLLSYELFEYELNNEIEGEKFPSELFALDQLDGPQFSLAQTAEQMPFDSVEDYENYVARLKSFPTFLDQITDLLKEGIKTRWVQPPGPLASIPKQISGQLKADATDSPLFKPFDDFPESIPQADQDRLREAGKQAIAQAVFPAMLKLKSFVEDEYLPNGADVIGAAALPNGREYYAYKARSSTTTDLTPQEIHEIGLSEVKRIRGEMEKVIRESGFEGNFDDFIKFLKSDPQFYYTEADDLLMGYRDIAKQVDAKLPKLFVTLPRLPYGVRAFPDYEAPNQTSARYYPGSIDAARAGFFMANTYALDSRPKYEMQALTLHEAVPGHHLQIARAQELSDLPRFRRNGHYTAFVEGWALYAESLGEEMDFYQTPYDKFGQLTFEMWRACRLVVDTGMHNMGWSRQQAITFFQENSGKSPLEVAVEIDRYIVWPGQALAYKIGELQIKKLRARAEQELGDDFDIRQFHNAVLDNGALPLPILERVIDRWIAEQKSK